The Monodelphis domestica isolate mMonDom1 chromosome 7, mMonDom1.pri, whole genome shotgun sequence genome window below encodes:
- the JMJD8 gene encoding jmjC domain-containing protein 8 isoform X5: MQLLFLVLVALIRCKSGIPVSGGWELNGHLALEEEDQCTVDRRANLTYTEFIHQYAFSRPVILQRFTNNSLFQDLCSKEKLLAEFGGFRIRLSTANTYSYQKVDLSFQEYVEQLLQPQDPNSLGNDTLYFFGDNNFTEWGRLFQYYSPPPFHLLGTTAAYSFGIAGAGSGVPFHWHGPGYSEVIFGRKRWFLYPPEKRPDFHPNKTTLAWLRDTYPALPITERPLQCTVQAGAVLS, from the exons ATGCAGCTCCTGTTCCTGGTGCTGGTAGCTCTCATCCGCTGCAAGAGCGGAATCCCTGTCAGCGGGGGCTG GGAGCTGAATGGGCACCTGGCCCTGGAGGAGGAGGATCAGTGTACCGTGGATCGAAGAGCAAATCTGACTTACACAGAGTTCATCCATCA ATACGCCTTTTCTAGACCCGTCATTCTGCAAAGATTCACCAACAACTCA CTGTTCCAGGACCTATGCTCCAAAGAGAAGCTCCTAGCAGAATTTGGGGGCTTCAGAATCCGGCTGAGTACAGCTAATACATATTCTTATCAGAAAG TAGACCTCTCTTTCCAAGAATATGTGGAACAGCTGCTACAGCCCCAAGACCCAAATTCCCTCGGGAATG ACACACTCTACTTCTTTGGGGACAATAACTTCACTGAGTGGGGCAGACTCTTCCAATACTACTCCCCACCTCCTTTTCATCTCTTGGGCACTACTGCAGCCTACAGCTTTGGAATTGCAG GTGCTGGCTCTGGAGTACCTTTCCACTGGCATGGGCCAGGCTATTCTGAGGTGATCTTTGGACGAAAG CGCTGGTTTCTGTATCCTCCAGAAAAGAGGCCTGATTTCCATCCCAACAAAACAACCTTGGCCTGGCTACGGGACACGTACCCAGCACTGCCAATCACTGAACGGCCCCTACAGTGTACCGTCCAGGCTG GTGCTGTACTTTCCTGA
- the JMJD8 gene encoding jmjC domain-containing protein 8 isoform X1 yields MQLLFLVLVALIRCKSGIPVSGGWELNGHLALEEEDQCTVDRRANLTYTEFIHQYAFSRPVILQRFTNNSLFQDLCSKEKLLAEFGGFRIRLSTANTYSYQKVDLSFQEYVEQLLQPQDPNSLGNDTLYFFGDNNFTEWGRLFQYYSPPPFHLLGTTAAYSFGIAGAGSGVPFHWHGPGYSEVIFGRKRWFLYPPEKRPDFHPNKTTLAWLRDTYPALPITERPLQCTVQAGEVLYFPDRWWHATLNLDTSVFISTFLGLGQQDPPGQG; encoded by the exons ATGCAGCTCCTGTTCCTGGTGCTGGTAGCTCTCATCCGCTGCAAGAGCGGAATCCCTGTCAGCGGGGGCTG GGAGCTGAATGGGCACCTGGCCCTGGAGGAGGAGGATCAGTGTACCGTGGATCGAAGAGCAAATCTGACTTACACAGAGTTCATCCATCA ATACGCCTTTTCTAGACCCGTCATTCTGCAAAGATTCACCAACAACTCA CTGTTCCAGGACCTATGCTCCAAAGAGAAGCTCCTAGCAGAATTTGGGGGCTTCAGAATCCGGCTGAGTACAGCTAATACATATTCTTATCAGAAAG TAGACCTCTCTTTCCAAGAATATGTGGAACAGCTGCTACAGCCCCAAGACCCAAATTCCCTCGGGAATG ACACACTCTACTTCTTTGGGGACAATAACTTCACTGAGTGGGGCAGACTCTTCCAATACTACTCCCCACCTCCTTTTCATCTCTTGGGCACTACTGCAGCCTACAGCTTTGGAATTGCAG GTGCTGGCTCTGGAGTACCTTTCCACTGGCATGGGCCAGGCTATTCTGAGGTGATCTTTGGACGAAAG CGCTGGTTTCTGTATCCTCCAGAAAAGAGGCCTGATTTCCATCCCAACAAAACAACCTTGGCCTGGCTACGGGACACGTACCCAGCACTGCCAATCACTGAACGGCCCCTACAGTGTACCGTCCAGGCTGGTGAG GTGCTGTACTTTCCTGACCGTTGGTGGCATGCCACTCTGAACCTGGACACCAGTGTCTTCATCTCCACATTTCTGGGCTTGGGGCAACAGGATCCTCCAGGCCAAGGCTGA
- the JMJD8 gene encoding jmjC domain-containing protein 8 isoform X4 gives MQLLFLVLVALIRCKSGIPVSGGWELNGHLALEEEDQCTVDRRANLTYTEFIHQYAFSRPVILQRFTNNSLFQDLCSKEKLLAEFGGFRIRLSTANTYSYQKVDLSFQEYVEQLLQPQDPNSLGNDTLYFFGDNNFTEWGRLFQYYSPPPFHLLGTTAAYSFGIAGAGSGVPFHWHGPGYSEVIFGRKKRGLISIPTKQPWPGYGTRTQHCQSLNGPYSVPSRLVRCCTFLTVGGMPL, from the exons ATGCAGCTCCTGTTCCTGGTGCTGGTAGCTCTCATCCGCTGCAAGAGCGGAATCCCTGTCAGCGGGGGCTG GGAGCTGAATGGGCACCTGGCCCTGGAGGAGGAGGATCAGTGTACCGTGGATCGAAGAGCAAATCTGACTTACACAGAGTTCATCCATCA ATACGCCTTTTCTAGACCCGTCATTCTGCAAAGATTCACCAACAACTCA CTGTTCCAGGACCTATGCTCCAAAGAGAAGCTCCTAGCAGAATTTGGGGGCTTCAGAATCCGGCTGAGTACAGCTAATACATATTCTTATCAGAAAG TAGACCTCTCTTTCCAAGAATATGTGGAACAGCTGCTACAGCCCCAAGACCCAAATTCCCTCGGGAATG ACACACTCTACTTCTTTGGGGACAATAACTTCACTGAGTGGGGCAGACTCTTCCAATACTACTCCCCACCTCCTTTTCATCTCTTGGGCACTACTGCAGCCTACAGCTTTGGAATTGCAG GTGCTGGCTCTGGAGTACCTTTCCACTGGCATGGGCCAGGCTATTCTGAGGTGATCTTTGGACGAAAG AAAAGAGGCCTGATTTCCATCCCAACAAAACAACCTTGGCCTGGCTACGGGACACGTACCCAGCACTGCCAATCACTGAACGGCCCCTACAGTGTACCGTCCAGGCTGGTGAG GTGCTGTACTTTCCTGACCGTTGGTGGCATGCCACTCTGA
- the JMJD8 gene encoding jmjC domain-containing protein 8 isoform X3: MQLLFLVLVALIRCKSGIPVSGGWELNGHLALEEEDQCTVDRRANLTYTEFIHQYAFSRPVILQRFTNNSLFQDLCSKEKLLAEFGGFRIRLSTANTYSYQKVDLSFQEYVEQLLQPQDPNSLGNDTLYFFGDNNFTEWGRLFQYYSPPPFHLLGTTAAYSFGIAGAGSGVPFHWHGPGYSEVIFGRKKRGLISIPTKQPWPGYGTRTQHCQSLNGPYSVPSRLVLYFPDRWWHATLNLDTSVFISTFLGLGQQDPPGQG, translated from the exons ATGCAGCTCCTGTTCCTGGTGCTGGTAGCTCTCATCCGCTGCAAGAGCGGAATCCCTGTCAGCGGGGGCTG GGAGCTGAATGGGCACCTGGCCCTGGAGGAGGAGGATCAGTGTACCGTGGATCGAAGAGCAAATCTGACTTACACAGAGTTCATCCATCA ATACGCCTTTTCTAGACCCGTCATTCTGCAAAGATTCACCAACAACTCA CTGTTCCAGGACCTATGCTCCAAAGAGAAGCTCCTAGCAGAATTTGGGGGCTTCAGAATCCGGCTGAGTACAGCTAATACATATTCTTATCAGAAAG TAGACCTCTCTTTCCAAGAATATGTGGAACAGCTGCTACAGCCCCAAGACCCAAATTCCCTCGGGAATG ACACACTCTACTTCTTTGGGGACAATAACTTCACTGAGTGGGGCAGACTCTTCCAATACTACTCCCCACCTCCTTTTCATCTCTTGGGCACTACTGCAGCCTACAGCTTTGGAATTGCAG GTGCTGGCTCTGGAGTACCTTTCCACTGGCATGGGCCAGGCTATTCTGAGGTGATCTTTGGACGAAAG AAAAGAGGCCTGATTTCCATCCCAACAAAACAACCTTGGCCTGGCTACGGGACACGTACCCAGCACTGCCAATCACTGAACGGCCCCTACAGTGTACCGTCCAGGCTG GTGCTGTACTTTCCTGACCGTTGGTGGCATGCCACTCTGAACCTGGACACCAGTGTCTTCATCTCCACATTTCTGGGCTTGGGGCAACAGGATCCTCCAGGCCAAGGCTGA
- the JMJD8 gene encoding jmjC domain-containing protein 8 isoform X2 yields MQLLFLVLVALIRCKSGIPVSGGWELNGHLALEEEDQCTVDRRANLTYTEFIHQYAFSRPVILQRFTNNSLFQDLCSKEKLLAEFGGFRIRLSTANTYSYQKDLSFQEYVEQLLQPQDPNSLGNDTLYFFGDNNFTEWGRLFQYYSPPPFHLLGTTAAYSFGIAGAGSGVPFHWHGPGYSEVIFGRKRWFLYPPEKRPDFHPNKTTLAWLRDTYPALPITERPLQCTVQAGEVLYFPDRWWHATLNLDTSVFISTFLGLGQQDPPGQG; encoded by the exons ATGCAGCTCCTGTTCCTGGTGCTGGTAGCTCTCATCCGCTGCAAGAGCGGAATCCCTGTCAGCGGGGGCTG GGAGCTGAATGGGCACCTGGCCCTGGAGGAGGAGGATCAGTGTACCGTGGATCGAAGAGCAAATCTGACTTACACAGAGTTCATCCATCA ATACGCCTTTTCTAGACCCGTCATTCTGCAAAGATTCACCAACAACTCA CTGTTCCAGGACCTATGCTCCAAAGAGAAGCTCCTAGCAGAATTTGGGGGCTTCAGAATCCGGCTGAGTACAGCTAATACATATTCTTATCAGAAAG ACCTCTCTTTCCAAGAATATGTGGAACAGCTGCTACAGCCCCAAGACCCAAATTCCCTCGGGAATG ACACACTCTACTTCTTTGGGGACAATAACTTCACTGAGTGGGGCAGACTCTTCCAATACTACTCCCCACCTCCTTTTCATCTCTTGGGCACTACTGCAGCCTACAGCTTTGGAATTGCAG GTGCTGGCTCTGGAGTACCTTTCCACTGGCATGGGCCAGGCTATTCTGAGGTGATCTTTGGACGAAAG CGCTGGTTTCTGTATCCTCCAGAAAAGAGGCCTGATTTCCATCCCAACAAAACAACCTTGGCCTGGCTACGGGACACGTACCCAGCACTGCCAATCACTGAACGGCCCCTACAGTGTACCGTCCAGGCTGGTGAG GTGCTGTACTTTCCTGACCGTTGGTGGCATGCCACTCTGAACCTGGACACCAGTGTCTTCATCTCCACATTTCTGGGCTTGGGGCAACAGGATCCTCCAGGCCAAGGCTGA
- the STUB1 gene encoding E3 ubiquitin-protein ligase CHIP, giving the protein MKGKEEKEGGGGGGGGVRLGSGGGGAGSPEKSPSAQELKEQGNRLFVGRKYPEAAACYSKAITRNPLVAVYYTNRALCYLKMQQHDKALADCKHALELDSQSVKAHFFLGQCQLEMENYDEAIANLQRAYNLAKEQRLNFGDDIPSALRIAKKKRWNSIEERRIHQENELHAYLTKLIMAERERELEECQRSQEEESGDESRNRAQQASIEAKHDKYLADMDELFSQVDEKRKKRDIPDYLCGKISFELMREPCITPSGITYDRKDIEEHLQRVGHFDPVTRSPLTQEQLIPNLAMKEVIDAFISENGWVEDY; this is encoded by the exons atgaaggggaaagaagagaaggagggcgggggcggcggcggcggcggggtcCGGTTGGGCTCGGGGGGCGGAGGCGCGGGCAGCCCCGAGAAGAGCCCCAGCGCCCAGGAACTGAAGGAGCAGGGGAACCGGCTCTTCGTGGGCCGCAAGTACCCGGAGGCCGCGGCCTGTTACAGCAAAGCCATC ACCCGAAATCCTCTTGTGGCTGTTTATTACACCAACCGGGCACTATGCTATCTGAAGATGCAGCAGCATGACAAGGCACTCGCTGATTGCAAACATGCCTTAGAGCTGGACAGCCAGTCAGTGAAGGCCCACTTCTTCCTGGGCCAGTGCCAGCTGGAGATGGAGAACTATGATGAGGCCATTGCCAACCTGCAGAGAG CCTACAATCTTGCCAAGGAGCAGCGACTGAACTTTGGGGACGACATCCCAAGTGCGCTGCGTATTGCCAAGAAGAAGCGTTGGAACAGCATTGAGGAGCGGCGTATTCACCAGGAGAATGAACTTCATGCCTACCTCACCAAGCTCATCATGGCGGAGAGAGAAAG GGAGCTGGAGGAGTGTCAGCGGagccaagaggaagagagtggagaTGAAAGCCGGAACCGTGCCCAGCAGGCCAGCATCGAAGCCAAACAC GATAAATACCTGGCAGATATGGACGAGCTTTTCTCACAGGTGGATGAGAAGAGAAAG AAGCGAGACATCCCAGACTATCTATGTGGGAAGATCAGTTTTGAACTGATGCGGGAGCCATGCATTACTCCCAGTGGCATCACATATGACCGAAAAGATATTGAGGAACATCTGCAG cgAGTGGGCCACTTTGACCCTGTGACCCGAAGTCCCCTCACCCAGGAGCAACTCATCCCCAACTTGGCCATGAAAGAAGTGATTGATGCCTTCATTTCTGAGAATGGCTGGGTAGAAGATTACTGA
- the STUB1-DT gene encoding uncharacterized protein STUB1-DT isoform X1: MGPDGSLYDCDDPQFWTAVLDCYKEAVRAKEGKSRKLVALDAWYQEELPDSIRERKEKYLTRNELVKLMDWKLMRGQFRPRLQSLVATNSEELVKQCTAAAFSLLPNVEAAITELNRLKAVGPATASAILTAGAPETTAFMADEAVAAVPDLPVLQYTLKHYILYLDKIRACAKRLNQVDALSEWTPHQVEMCLWTWTVAQRLCPTILPSISWKAPKVREGAEDVRPSKKRKANIH, encoded by the exons ATGGGCCCGGACGGGAGCCTCTATGACTGTGACGACCCCCAATTCTGGACGGCTGTGCTGGACTGCTACAAGGAGGCGGTCCGAGCCAAAGAGGGCAAGTCCCGGAAACTTGTTGCTTTGGATGCATG GTATCAGGAGGAGCTACCAGATtctataagagagagaaaagagaaatacttAACTCGAAATGAATTGGTGAAGTTGATGGACTGGAAACTGATG AGGGGCCAGTTCAGACCACGATTGCAGAGCTTGGTGGCCACTAACTCGGAGGAGCTGGTAAAGCAGTGCACGGCTGCAGCATTCTCTCTGCTGcccaatgtggaagctgccatcACAGAGCTGAACCGGCTTAAGGCCGTGGGACCTGCCACTGCCTCtg CAATCCTGACAGCAGGTGCCCCAGAGACCACAGCATTCATGGCAGATGAGGCCGTGGCTGCTGTCCCTGACCTTCCAGTGCTGCAGTACACTCTCAAACATTATATCCTCTACCTGGACAAGATCCGGGCCTGTGCTAAGAGACTAAACCAAG TTGATGCTTTGTCAGAGTGGACTCCTCACCAAGTAGAGATGTGCCTCTGGACCTGGACTGTGGCCCAAAGACTGTGTCCCACAATCCTGCCCTCCATTTCTTGGAAAGCCCCCAAAGTCAGGGAAGGGGCTGAAGATGTCAGACCCTCCAAGAAACGAAAGGCTAATATTCACTGA
- the STUB1-DT gene encoding uncharacterized protein STUB1-DT isoform X2 → MTVTTPNSGRLCWTATRRRSEPKRASPGNLLLWMHVDTCFRYQEELPDSIRERKEKYLTRNELVKLMDWKLMRGQFRPRLQSLVATNSEELVKQCTAAAFSLLPNVEAAITELNRLKAVGPATASAILTAGAPETTAFMADEAVAAVPDLPVLQYTLKHYILYLDKIRACAKRLNQVDALSEWTPHQVEMCLWTWTVAQRLCPTILPSISWKAPKVREGAEDVRPSKKRKANIH, encoded by the exons ATGACTGTGACGACCCCCAATTCTGGACGGCTGTGCTGGACTGCTACAAGGAGGCGGTCCGAGCCAAAGAGGGCAAGTCCCGGAAACTTGTTGCTTTGGATGCATG TGGACACCTGTTTCAGGTATCAGGAGGAGCTACCAGATtctataagagagagaaaagagaaatacttAACTCGAAATGAATTGGTGAAGTTGATGGACTGGAAACTGATG AGGGGCCAGTTCAGACCACGATTGCAGAGCTTGGTGGCCACTAACTCGGAGGAGCTGGTAAAGCAGTGCACGGCTGCAGCATTCTCTCTGCTGcccaatgtggaagctgccatcACAGAGCTGAACCGGCTTAAGGCCGTGGGACCTGCCACTGCCTCtg CAATCCTGACAGCAGGTGCCCCAGAGACCACAGCATTCATGGCAGATGAGGCCGTGGCTGCTGTCCCTGACCTTCCAGTGCTGCAGTACACTCTCAAACATTATATCCTCTACCTGGACAAGATCCGGGCCTGTGCTAAGAGACTAAACCAAG TTGATGCTTTGTCAGAGTGGACTCCTCACCAAGTAGAGATGTGCCTCTGGACCTGGACTGTGGCCCAAAGACTGTGTCCCACAATCCTGCCCTCCATTTCTTGGAAAGCCCCCAAAGTCAGGGAAGGGGCTGAAGATGTCAGACCCTCCAAGAAACGAAAGGCTAATATTCACTGA